In a genomic window of Curtobacterium flaccumfaciens pv. betae:
- the purH gene encoding bifunctional phosphoribosylaminoimidazolecarboxamide formyltransferase/IMP cyclohydrolase: MSVHAADPSLYRDRDVVPVRRALISVSDKSGLLELAGALADSGVEIVSTGSTAQTVRDAGYAVTDVASVTGFPESLDGRVKTLHPSVHAGLLADLRLESHEQQLADLDIAPFELVVVNLYPFVETVASGADTATVVENVDIGGPAMVRASAKNHPNVAIVVSPASYPEVVEAVRAGGTTLELRKRLAAQAFAHTAAYDTAVASYFASDVVTAAAAPTTAGDIRTPGAFDEHLAVEAELSATLRYGENAHQAAALYTTSDGTGIAQATQLHGKEMSYNNYVDADAAVRAAFDFDEPAVAIIKHANPCGIAIAPADSADPIASAHAAAHACDPLSAFGGVIAANRPVTVAMAETVKDIFTEVVVAPGFDPEALEILSRKKNIRLLTLPADFALADREVKQISGGFLVQDADRFTGFDQATWTLVAGEPADEQTLADLAFAWKASRSVKSNAILLANQGASVGVGMGQVNRVDSCHLAVNRAGDRATGSVAASDAFFPFADGLQVLLDAGVRAVAQPGGSVRDDEVIAAAKAAGVTMYFTSERHFFH, translated from the coding sequence ATGAGCGTGCACGCAGCCGACCCCAGCCTCTACCGCGACCGAGACGTGGTCCCGGTCCGCCGTGCACTGATCTCGGTGAGCGACAAGTCCGGCCTGCTCGAGCTCGCCGGCGCCCTGGCCGACTCCGGGGTCGAGATCGTGTCGACCGGCTCCACCGCGCAGACCGTCCGTGACGCCGGCTACGCCGTCACCGACGTCGCGAGCGTCACCGGGTTCCCCGAGTCGCTCGACGGCCGGGTGAAGACCCTGCACCCGTCGGTGCACGCCGGCCTGCTCGCCGACCTGCGGCTCGAGTCGCACGAGCAGCAGCTCGCCGACCTCGACATCGCGCCGTTCGAGCTCGTCGTCGTGAACCTGTACCCGTTCGTCGAGACCGTGGCGTCGGGTGCCGACACCGCGACCGTGGTCGAGAACGTCGACATCGGCGGCCCCGCGATGGTCCGCGCCTCGGCGAAGAACCACCCGAACGTGGCGATCGTCGTGTCCCCGGCGTCCTACCCCGAGGTCGTCGAGGCCGTCCGTGCCGGCGGCACCACGCTCGAGCTCCGGAAGCGCCTCGCAGCCCAGGCCTTCGCGCACACCGCCGCCTACGACACCGCGGTGGCGTCCTACTTCGCGAGCGACGTCGTCACCGCCGCTGCGGCCCCGACGACCGCCGGCGACATCCGGACCCCCGGTGCGTTCGACGAGCACCTGGCGGTCGAGGCCGAGCTGTCGGCGACCCTGCGCTACGGCGAGAACGCCCACCAGGCCGCGGCGCTCTACACGACGTCGGACGGCACCGGCATCGCACAGGCGACGCAGCTGCACGGCAAGGAGATGTCGTACAACAACTACGTCGACGCCGACGCAGCGGTCCGTGCGGCCTTCGACTTCGACGAGCCCGCCGTCGCGATCATCAAGCACGCCAACCCGTGCGGCATCGCGATCGCTCCGGCCGACTCCGCCGACCCGATCGCCTCGGCCCATGCCGCCGCGCACGCCTGCGACCCGCTCTCGGCGTTCGGCGGGGTCATCGCCGCGAACCGCCCGGTCACCGTGGCCATGGCCGAGACCGTGAAGGACATCTTCACCGAGGTCGTCGTCGCCCCCGGGTTCGACCCCGAGGCGCTCGAGATCCTGTCGCGCAAGAAGAACATCCGCCTGCTCACGCTGCCGGCCGACTTCGCGCTCGCCGACCGCGAGGTCAAGCAGATCTCCGGCGGGTTCCTGGTGCAGGACGCCGACCGCTTCACGGGCTTCGACCAGGCCACCTGGACCCTCGTCGCCGGCGAGCCCGCCGACGAGCAGACCCTCGCCGACCTGGCCTTCGCGTGGAAGGCGAGCCGTTCGGTGAAGTCGAACGCCATCCTGCTGGCGAACCAGGGCGCGAGCGTCGGTGTCGGCATGGGCCAGGTCAACCGGGTCGACTCCTGCCACCTCGCGGTGAACCGGGCCGGTGACCGCGCGACCGGCAGCGTGGCGGCGTCGGACGCGTTCTTCCCGTTCGCCGATGGCCTGCAGGTGCTGCTCGACGCCGGTGTCCGTGCGGTGGCGCAGCCCGGTGGCAGTGTCCGCGACGACGAGGTCATCGCCGCGGCGAAGGCCGCCGGCGTCACGATGTACTTCACGAGCGAGCGCCACTTCTTCCACTGA
- the purN gene encoding phosphoribosylglycinamide formyltransferase — protein sequence MLELVVLISGTGSNLRALLEATFDAEYPARVVAIGADRDAEGLGLGEEFSIPTFTVPFTRYESRAEWGQALAEQIRPWSPDLLVLSGLMRLLPPAVVSEFAPGIINTHPAYLPEFPGAHGVRDALAAGVTETGASVIAVDDGVDTGPILAQERIPVLPGDTESTLHDRIKPVERRLLIQTILDIANGTTDLKGTPSA from the coding sequence GTGCTCGAACTGGTCGTCCTGATCTCCGGTACCGGGTCGAACCTCCGAGCCCTGCTCGAAGCGACCTTCGACGCCGAGTACCCCGCCCGTGTCGTCGCCATCGGTGCCGACCGTGACGCCGAGGGCCTCGGTCTGGGCGAGGAGTTCTCGATCCCGACCTTCACGGTGCCGTTCACCCGCTACGAATCGCGCGCCGAGTGGGGCCAGGCCCTGGCGGAGCAGATCCGCCCGTGGTCGCCCGACCTGCTCGTGCTCTCCGGCCTGATGCGCCTGCTGCCCCCGGCCGTGGTGTCCGAGTTCGCCCCGGGGATCATCAACACCCACCCGGCGTACCTGCCCGAGTTCCCCGGCGCCCACGGCGTGCGGGATGCCCTGGCCGCCGGGGTCACCGAGACCGGTGCGAGCGTCATCGCGGTCGACGACGGCGTCGACACGGGGCCGATCCTCGCGCAGGAGCGCATCCCGGTGCTGCCGGGTGACACCGAGTCGACGCTGCACGACCGCATCAAGCCGGTCGAGCGCCGCCTGCTCATCCAGACCATCCTCGACATCGCCAACGGCACCACCGACCTGAAGGGCACCCCGAGCGCATGA
- the sucC gene encoding ADP-forming succinate--CoA ligase subunit beta, with protein sequence MDLFEYQARDLFESYGVPVLQGIIADTPEQAKAAAEKIGGVVVVKAQVKVGGRGKAGGVKVAKTPDEAFEHAQAILGLDIKGHTVQRVMVAQGADIAEEFYFSVLLDRANRSYLSLTSVEGGMEIEQLAVEKPEALARVEVDPLTGIDKAAALEIAAQANFPESLRDQVADVFVKLYDVYKGEDATLVEVNPLVRTGDGQILALDGKVSLDENADFRHEGHKDLEDTASEDPLEAKAKAHGLNYVKLDGQVGVIGNGAGLVMSTLDVVAYAGERHGGVKPANFLDIGGGASAEVMANGLDVILGDPQVKSVFVNVFGGITACDAVANGIVTALGILGDAATKPLVVRLDGNNVEEGRRILAEAAHPLVTVAATMDDAAEKAAELAAAAA encoded by the coding sequence GTGGATCTTTTCGAGTATCAGGCCAGGGACCTCTTCGAGTCCTACGGCGTCCCCGTGTTGCAGGGGATCATCGCCGACACCCCCGAGCAGGCGAAGGCGGCGGCCGAGAAGATCGGTGGCGTCGTCGTCGTCAAGGCGCAGGTGAAGGTCGGCGGTCGCGGCAAGGCCGGCGGCGTGAAGGTCGCGAAGACCCCGGACGAGGCGTTCGAGCACGCGCAGGCCATCCTCGGCCTCGACATCAAGGGCCACACCGTCCAGCGCGTCATGGTCGCCCAGGGTGCGGACATCGCCGAGGAGTTCTACTTCTCCGTGCTGCTCGACCGGGCCAACCGCTCCTACCTCTCGCTCACCAGCGTCGAGGGTGGCATGGAGATCGAGCAGCTCGCCGTCGAGAAGCCCGAGGCGCTCGCCCGGGTCGAGGTCGACCCGCTGACGGGCATCGACAAGGCCGCCGCGCTCGAGATCGCCGCGCAGGCGAACTTCCCGGAGTCGCTCCGCGATCAGGTCGCCGACGTCTTCGTGAAGCTCTACGACGTGTACAAGGGCGAGGACGCGACCCTCGTCGAGGTGAACCCCCTCGTCCGCACCGGCGACGGCCAGATCCTGGCACTCGACGGCAAGGTCTCGCTCGACGAGAACGCCGACTTCCGCCACGAGGGCCACAAGGACCTCGAGGACACCGCCAGCGAGGACCCGCTCGAGGCCAAGGCGAAGGCCCACGGGCTGAACTACGTCAAGCTCGACGGCCAGGTCGGCGTCATCGGCAACGGCGCGGGGCTCGTCATGTCGACGCTCGACGTCGTCGCCTACGCCGGTGAGCGCCACGGCGGCGTGAAGCCCGCCAACTTCCTCGACATCGGCGGCGGCGCCTCGGCCGAGGTCATGGCCAACGGCCTCGACGTCATCCTCGGCGACCCGCAGGTGAAGAGCGTGTTCGTGAACGTCTTCGGCGGCATCACGGCCTGCGACGCCGTCGCGAACGGCATCGTCACCGCGCTCGGCATCCTCGGCGACGCGGCCACCAAGCCGCTCGTCGTGCGCCTCGACGGCAACAACGTGGAAGAGGGTCGCCGGATCCTGGCGGAGGCAGCGCACCCGCTCGTCACCGTCGCCGCGACCATGGACGATGCGGCCGAGAAGGCCGCCGAACTCGCCGCCGCAGCGGCCTGA
- a CDS encoding DUF6350 family protein codes for MNRLGTALLAAIEAVVTVGVGIGIALVPLTLLWGFEYGLQVDWDVFWKATGSVWLVGHGVDVSFLLGSALAKSTGVSGAADPIHVTLAALGFAVVTAWLGARAGRRFAETEHRTTGLLVGTAVVALLGLAVALSSTSAATRPTLWQAVVLPALWFGIPALAASEVCRRRRDLPADAGTQRVIDLVDRIPAVWRSVAGFGLRAGTAATAVVVGVAAVLVGLLLFTSFAEVITLYEQSHAGVIGGVALTVGQLAFLPDFVGWATSWLIGPGFAIGTGSSVSPIATTLGPIPGLPVFGALPTSGHTFGLVWVLVPVIAGFAIGGSMRPRLVRALGAADSALHRALGGVVAGLVAGVLTGLIAWVSSGSFGPGRLADVGPNALAVGGFAALEVGLPAIIALAAGSDLVRLPDRGWTRERWTEADESDDDHDTARAGVDLGEGSLLAALDQAGAGRTTDVHRFVVEESHDGSTAARPRGTTEHATEPVSSEPIRSEPADAAPARPTPAPAPVAPRAGDTDHDVELPDWAKTDAVAADRLAAEPGPERRSVGRAALGGLRDRLAGAAEGVRGRAGALRDRVTGSDAEPQRPGSERPAAPAPAAAPTPVPTDAQPAFPWSTEEFVAGRDDVDETAEADRVDVAPDTRGPASRPAEQSRPTKWDVTDQIPEDELPWWRQPKDDR; via the coding sequence ATGAACCGCCTGGGAACCGCTCTGCTCGCCGCGATCGAGGCGGTCGTGACGGTCGGCGTCGGCATCGGGATCGCCCTCGTGCCCCTGACGCTGCTCTGGGGGTTCGAGTACGGCCTGCAGGTCGACTGGGACGTGTTCTGGAAGGCCACCGGCAGCGTGTGGCTCGTCGGACACGGCGTCGACGTCTCGTTCCTGCTCGGGTCCGCACTCGCCAAGAGCACCGGGGTCAGCGGCGCCGCCGACCCCATCCACGTCACCCTGGCGGCCCTCGGGTTCGCGGTCGTGACGGCCTGGCTCGGCGCCCGCGCCGGACGTCGGTTCGCGGAGACCGAGCACCGCACCACCGGGCTGCTGGTCGGGACCGCCGTCGTCGCGCTCCTCGGTCTGGCCGTCGCGCTGTCGTCGACCTCCGCCGCCACCCGCCCCACGCTCTGGCAGGCCGTGGTGCTGCCGGCGCTCTGGTTCGGGATCCCCGCACTCGCCGCCTCCGAGGTCTGCCGTCGTCGCCGTGACCTGCCCGCCGACGCCGGCACCCAGCGGGTCATCGACCTGGTCGACCGCATCCCCGCCGTCTGGCGGTCCGTCGCCGGGTTCGGCCTGCGCGCCGGGACCGCCGCGACCGCCGTGGTCGTCGGCGTGGCCGCGGTGCTCGTCGGCCTGCTCCTCTTCACCTCGTTCGCCGAGGTCATCACCCTGTACGAGCAGTCGCACGCGGGGGTCATCGGCGGCGTCGCGCTCACCGTCGGGCAGCTCGCGTTCCTGCCGGACTTCGTCGGGTGGGCGACCTCGTGGCTGATCGGCCCCGGGTTCGCCATCGGCACCGGGTCGAGCGTGTCCCCGATCGCCACGACCCTGGGCCCGATCCCCGGTCTGCCGGTCTTCGGCGCCTTGCCGACCTCCGGTCACACCTTCGGGCTCGTCTGGGTCCTCGTGCCGGTCATCGCCGGGTTCGCGATCGGCGGCTCGATGCGACCGCGGTTGGTGCGGGCCCTGGGCGCCGCCGACTCCGCGCTGCACCGTGCGCTCGGCGGCGTCGTCGCAGGACTCGTGGCCGGTGTGCTCACGGGGCTCATCGCCTGGGTGTCCTCCGGTTCGTTCGGCCCCGGGCGCCTGGCCGACGTCGGCCCGAACGCCCTGGCGGTCGGTGGGTTCGCCGCACTCGAGGTCGGCCTGCCGGCGATCATCGCCCTCGCCGCGGGCAGTGACCTGGTCCGGCTGCCGGACCGCGGATGGACGCGGGAGCGCTGGACCGAGGCCGACGAATCTGACGATGACCACGACACGGCGCGCGCCGGGGTCGACCTCGGTGAGGGTTCCCTGCTCGCCGCGCTCGACCAGGCCGGTGCCGGGCGCACCACCGACGTGCACCGCTTCGTGGTCGAGGAGTCCCACGACGGATCGACCGCCGCACGGCCCCGCGGGACGACCGAGCACGCGACCGAGCCGGTCAGCAGCGAGCCGATCCGCAGCGAGCCCGCCGACGCGGCACCCGCACGGCCCACACCCGCACCCGCACCCGTCGCACCGCGCGCGGGCGACACCGACCACGACGTCGAGCTCCCCGACTGGGCGAAGACCGACGCGGTGGCCGCCGACCGCCTGGCCGCCGAGCCCGGACCGGAGCGCCGCAGCGTCGGACGAGCAGCCCTGGGCGGCCTCCGCGACCGCCTGGCCGGCGCGGCCGAGGGTGTCCGGGGGCGAGCCGGTGCACTCCGCGACCGCGTGACCGGCTCCGACGCCGAGCCCCAGCGTCCCGGCTCCGAGCGGCCCGCAGCGCCCGCCCCGGCAGCTGCACCCACCCCGGTGCCCACCGACGCCCAGCCCGCGTTCCCGTGGAGCACCGAGGAGTTCGTCGCCGGCCGGGACGACGTGGACGAGACGGCCGAGGCGGACCGCGTGGACGTCGCGCCGGACACCCGTGGGCCCGCCTCGAGGCCGGCGGAGCAGTCCCGCCCGACGAAGTGGGACGTCACCGACCAGATCCCCGAGGACGAACTTCCCTGGTGGCGTCAGCCGAAGGACGACCGGTAA
- the sucD gene encoding succinate--CoA ligase subunit alpha — translation MSIFLNKDSKVIVQGITGGEGTKHTALMLKAGTNVVGGVNARKAGTTVTHGDVSLPVFGSVREAIDTTGADVSIVFVPPAFAKDAVTEAIDAEIPLVVVITEGIPVQDSAEFWAHAKAKGGTTRIIGPNCPGIITPGESLVGITPATITGKGPIGLVSKSGTLTYQMMYELRDLGFSTAIGIGGDPVIGTTHIDALAAFEADPETEAIVMIGEIGGDAEERAAEFIKAHVTKPVVGYVAGFTAPEGKTMGHAGAIVSGSAGTAEAKKQALEAAGVKVGKTPSETAALLREVVAAR, via the coding sequence ATGTCGATCTTCCTCAACAAGGACTCCAAGGTCATCGTCCAGGGCATCACCGGTGGCGAGGGCACGAAGCACACCGCCCTGATGCTCAAGGCCGGCACGAACGTCGTCGGCGGCGTGAACGCCCGCAAGGCCGGCACCACCGTCACCCACGGCGACGTGTCGCTGCCGGTCTTCGGTTCGGTGCGCGAGGCCATCGACACCACCGGTGCCGACGTCTCGATCGTCTTCGTCCCGCCGGCGTTCGCGAAGGACGCCGTGACGGAGGCCATCGACGCCGAGATCCCGCTCGTCGTCGTCATCACCGAGGGCATCCCCGTGCAGGACTCGGCCGAGTTCTGGGCGCACGCCAAGGCGAAGGGCGGCACGACCCGGATCATCGGGCCGAACTGCCCCGGCATCATCACCCCGGGGGAGTCCCTCGTCGGCATCACCCCGGCGACGATCACCGGCAAGGGCCCGATCGGGCTCGTCTCGAAGTCCGGCACCCTGACCTACCAGATGATGTACGAGCTCCGGGACCTCGGCTTCTCGACCGCCATCGGCATCGGCGGCGACCCGGTCATCGGCACCACGCACATCGACGCGCTCGCCGCGTTCGAGGCCGACCCCGAGACCGAGGCCATCGTGATGATCGGCGAGATCGGTGGCGACGCGGAAGAGCGTGCCGCCGAGTTCATCAAGGCGCACGTCACCAAGCCGGTCGTCGGCTACGTCGCGGGCTTCACCGCTCCCGAGGGCAAGACGATGGGCCACGCCGGCGCGATCGTGTCCGGTTCGGCCGGTACCGCCGAGGCGAAGAAGCAGGCGCTCGAGGCCGCCGGCGTCAAGGTCGGCAAGACGCCGTCCGAGACCGCCGCGCTGCTGCGCGAGGTCGTCGCCGCTCGCTAG
- a CDS encoding pyridoxal 5'-phosphate synthase: MSSAPLSGDDSLHLPEFDSPPASPLDLARDWLSAAQDRQVSEPLSMTLATAGADGRVSARTVDVKRIEADGLVFGTSEDSPKGRQLAENPHAALQAYWRETMQQLRFEGHVVRLSDAESDALFADRSPKSRAATAIADQSAVLEPRTLQDLIDDANDLLDDSGDDVPRPARWVAWRLEPDIVEFWHGSRDRMHRRLQYAFTEGAWTATRLQP, from the coding sequence ATGTCCTCTGCCCCACTCTCCGGTGACGACTCCCTGCACCTGCCCGAGTTCGACAGCCCGCCGGCGTCTCCGCTCGACCTCGCTCGCGACTGGCTGTCCGCGGCCCAAGACCGACAGGTCTCCGAGCCGTTGTCGATGACCCTCGCCACGGCCGGGGCCGACGGCCGTGTGTCCGCTCGCACCGTCGACGTGAAGCGCATCGAGGCGGACGGACTGGTCTTCGGCACGTCGGAGGACAGCCCGAAGGGGCGGCAGCTCGCCGAGAACCCGCACGCAGCCCTGCAGGCGTACTGGCGCGAGACGATGCAGCAGCTCCGGTTCGAGGGCCACGTCGTCCGGCTGTCGGACGCCGAGTCCGACGCCCTGTTCGCGGACCGCTCCCCGAAGTCACGCGCGGCGACGGCCATCGCGGACCAGTCGGCCGTGCTCGAGCCGCGGACCCTGCAGGACCTGATCGACGACGCGAACGACCTGCTCGACGACTCCGGCGACGACGTCCCCCGGCCTGCACGGTGGGTTGCCTGGCGTCTCGAGCCCGACATCGTGGAGTTCTGGCACGGCAGCCGCGACCGGATGCACCGACGACTGCAGTACGCATTCACCGAGGGTGCCTGGACGGCCACCCGCCTGCAGCCGTAG
- a CDS encoding RecQ family ATP-dependent DNA helicase, translating to MQPELRTRATEVFGWTLRPDQESVIDAVLEGRDALAVMPTGSGKSAIYQVAGLGLDGLVVVVSPLVALQEDQVVGLEHHSDAPRAVALNATKKARDVADAWDAVAASEVGYVFLAPEQLVKDDVLERLRDAGVALVAVDEAHCISSWGHDFRPDYLALGEVAERLGRPPVLALTATGSAPVRDDIVERLGMRDPFVLASGFDRPGIRLEVVRHAEDAEKRQAVVDQVAELDGPTVVYVATRAATTEYADALAARGRRAQPYHAGMRVAEREAVHTGFLDGDVDVVVATSAFGMGIDKPDVRYVVHADVPESIDAYYQEIGRAGRDAEPAGATLHYRAEDFGLRTFFASGSPRPASVRAVFDAVPATGSIARSALVEAAGLSARTAGRALNALLDAGALRDDVDGVSRVPDGPQDADRAARATADRAAERERVEESRIAMMRQLAETTGCRRQFLLGYFGDELPEPCGNCDTCSSGTAREASAHVADGANDAAWPPDARVEHAEWGTGVVMSTEEDRVTVFFESAGYRTLALADVEQRDLLERV from the coding sequence GTGCAACCCGAACTCCGTACCCGCGCCACCGAGGTCTTCGGCTGGACGCTCCGCCCCGACCAGGAGTCCGTCATCGACGCCGTGCTCGAGGGCCGTGACGCCCTGGCGGTCATGCCCACCGGATCGGGGAAGTCCGCGATCTACCAGGTCGCCGGCCTCGGGCTGGACGGCCTCGTCGTGGTCGTCTCCCCGCTCGTGGCGCTGCAGGAGGACCAGGTGGTCGGGCTCGAGCACCACTCCGACGCACCCCGAGCCGTCGCCCTGAACGCCACGAAGAAGGCACGGGACGTCGCCGATGCGTGGGACGCCGTCGCCGCGAGCGAGGTCGGGTACGTGTTCCTCGCCCCCGAACAGCTGGTGAAGGACGACGTGCTCGAGCGACTCCGCGATGCCGGGGTCGCGCTGGTCGCCGTCGACGAGGCGCACTGCATCTCGTCGTGGGGTCACGACTTCCGACCGGACTACCTGGCGCTCGGCGAGGTCGCGGAGCGCCTGGGCCGCCCGCCGGTGCTCGCACTGACCGCCACGGGTTCCGCTCCGGTGCGGGACGACATCGTCGAGCGGCTCGGTATGCGCGACCCGTTCGTGCTCGCCTCGGGGTTCGACCGTCCCGGCATCCGGCTCGAGGTGGTCCGGCACGCCGAGGACGCCGAGAAGCGCCAGGCCGTGGTCGACCAGGTCGCCGAGCTCGACGGACCCACGGTCGTCTACGTCGCCACCCGCGCCGCGACCACGGAGTACGCCGACGCCCTCGCCGCCCGTGGTCGCCGCGCACAGCCGTACCACGCCGGCATGCGGGTGGCGGAGCGCGAGGCCGTGCACACCGGGTTCCTGGACGGCGACGTCGACGTGGTGGTCGCGACGAGCGCCTTCGGCATGGGCATCGACAAGCCCGACGTCCGGTACGTCGTGCACGCCGACGTCCCCGAGTCGATCGACGCCTACTACCAGGAGATCGGGCGGGCCGGGCGGGACGCCGAACCGGCCGGCGCCACCCTGCACTACCGCGCCGAGGACTTCGGCCTGCGCACGTTCTTCGCGTCCGGCTCGCCGCGACCCGCCTCGGTCCGGGCCGTGTTCGACGCCGTCCCGGCGACCGGTTCGATCGCCCGCTCCGCACTGGTGGAGGCCGCTGGCCTGTCGGCCCGTACCGCCGGTCGAGCACTCAACGCCCTGCTCGACGCCGGCGCCCTGCGCGACGACGTCGACGGTGTCTCCCGGGTGCCGGACGGCCCGCAGGACGCCGACCGTGCGGCACGTGCGACAGCCGACCGTGCCGCCGAACGGGAGCGGGTCGAGGAGTCCCGCATCGCGATGATGCGCCAGCTCGCCGAGACGACGGGGTGCCGCCGCCAGTTCCTGCTCGGCTACTTCGGCGACGAGCTGCCGGAGCCGTGCGGGAACTGCGACACCTGCTCGTCCGGCACGGCACGCGAGGCCTCCGCCCACGTCGCCGACGGGGCGAACGACGCGGCCTGGCCGCCGGATGCGCGCGTCGAGCACGCCGAGTGGGGCACGGGCGTGGTGATGAGCACGGAAGAGGACCGCGTCACGGTGTTCTTCGAGTCCGCCGGCTACCGCACCCTCGCACTCGCCGACGTCGAGCAACGCGACCTGCTCGAACGCGTCTGA
- a CDS encoding oxygenase MpaB family protein — protein sequence MTTPRPGGATHDPHRASRPPAGRVHDRHLRRFLADSTPVAAGGRAILLQIADPVVAAGVRRHSDFARRPQQRLAHTLMFVYAVVIGTETDSATAAGFVNRAHRPVAGADDVDRQLWVAATLFDSARRAHDLFGTRVSAARAEQVLAAYAPIATALRVPPERWPTSVAAFDRYWQRTLEGLEVTDDARGVVRDLLHPRFAPLWVRAAMPLVRIVTVGMLPERVRTAYGFAWGPREERRFRRTVRVVAGVRALVPSVLLRLPGPLLLRAMRRTAGRHVT from the coding sequence GTGACCACCCCACGGCCTGGAGGCGCGACACACGACCCGCACCGCGCCTCCCGTCCGCCTGCTGGGCGCGTCCACGACCGTCACCTGCGTCGGTTCCTCGCCGACAGCACCCCCGTGGCCGCGGGCGGCCGCGCCATCCTGCTGCAGATCGCCGACCCGGTCGTCGCGGCCGGTGTCCGACGGCACTCGGACTTCGCCCGGCGACCCCAGCAGCGGCTCGCCCACACCCTGATGTTCGTCTACGCCGTCGTCATCGGCACGGAGACCGACTCGGCGACCGCAGCCGGCTTCGTCAACCGTGCGCACCGGCCCGTCGCCGGCGCCGACGACGTCGACCGGCAACTCTGGGTGGCCGCCACCCTGTTCGACTCCGCCCGGCGGGCGCACGACCTGTTCGGCACACGCGTCTCCGCGGCCCGCGCCGAGCAGGTCCTCGCCGCCTACGCCCCGATCGCGACCGCGCTGCGGGTGCCGCCGGAGCGTTGGCCGACCTCGGTGGCGGCGTTCGACCGGTACTGGCAGCGGACGCTGGAGGGGCTCGAGGTCACCGACGACGCCCGCGGGGTCGTCCGCGACCTGCTGCACCCGCGGTTCGCGCCGCTGTGGGTGCGGGCGGCGATGCCCCTCGTCCGCATCGTGACCGTGGGGATGCTGCCGGAACGGGTGCGCACGGCGTACGGCTTCGCGTGGGGGCCGCGGGAGGAACGGCGTTTCCGACGCACCGTCCGGGTGGTGGCCGGGGTGCGGGCGCTGGTGCCGAGCGTGCTGCTGCGGCTGCCGGGTCCGCTGCTGCTGCGGGCGATGCGGCGGACCGCCGGGCGACACGTCACGTGA